The window TTCATTCAAAACTTACTCTCCGTGTCTGTAGTATAATTAACCCTGATTATGCAGACCGACAACAGGAAAGCAGTCCTTGCCTGGGCGATGTACGACTGGGCCAATTCGGCATTTGCCACTACGATCATGGCGGGTTTCTTCCCCATTTTCTTTAAACAATTCTGGAGCGCGGGCGTTGATACGACCGTGAGCACGGCAAGGCTGGGGCTGGCCAATTCCATAGCAGGAACGACCGTGGCATTGCTCGCCCCTCTGCTTGGCGCGATCGCGGACAAAGGGACCTCAAAGAAAAAATTCCTCATCTTCTTCGCTTACATGGGCGTTGTCATGACCTCGTCTTTATACATGGTTTCAAAAGGCGACTGGGCCATTGCGATGACGCTGTATATTCTCGCGATCATCGGGTTCTCCGGCGGGAATATTTTTTATGATTCTTTGATCACCGCTGTTGCGTCGGAGAAGAGGCTTGATTTTGTCTCGGCCCTCGGGTTTTCCATCGGGTATCTTGGCGGCGGGCTCCTTTTCGCATTGAATGTGTGGATGACGCTTAGCCCCGCGACCTTCGGAATTGCCGACGCTTCAGAGGCGGTCAAGTTTTCATTCTTCTCCGTTGGCATATGGTGGGGGGTATTTTCAATCCCGCTGATCATCTTTGTAAAAGAGCCGGAGAATGCAAAGACCAAAGACGGCATGAACGTGGTCAGGGCAGGGCTTGTTCAATTAAAAAACACTTTCCATGAGATCCGTCACCTGAAAACCATCTTTCTCTTTCTCCTTGCGTACTGGCTTTATATAGACGGTGTGGACACCATCATTGTGATGGCGCTGGATTACGGCATCTCCATCGGCCTGCAGGTAAATGACCTGATCGTCGCGCTCCTCATCACGCAGTTCGTCGGTTTTCCGTGCGCCATAGGATTTGGTTATCTCGGCGGAAAGATTGGCGCAAAGAAAGCCATCTTCATCGCGATTGCCGTTTATTTATTCGTCTCCATCTGGGGCGCCTTCATGCACAGTAAAAATGAATTCTACATCCTGGCTGTTATCGTTGGCATGGTCCAGGGCGGGGTCCAGTCTCTGAGCCGCTCGTTCTTTGCGCGGATAATCCCTGTTGAAAAGTCCGCGGAGTATTTCGGTTTTTACAACATGATCGGAAAATTCGCAACCGTGCTCGGTCCTGTTTTTATGGGCGGGACAGGGCTGATAGTAAGGGCGATGGGCTATAGCAGCGATATTGCCTCGCGAGCGAGCATCACGTCCATTTCGCTGTTCTTCATAACCGGCGGGATATTATTGTCTCTCGTGAATGAGGAAAAGGGAAAAGAAGAAGCAAAATACCTGTCGCAGAAGACGTGAAGAATTTTCGTCTTTTCTTTTCGTAGGGGCGGGTTTGAAACCCGCCCCTGCAAGATGCTGATATAATGTGGGTATATGAACGTCAATTAGAATAAAGACATGTATTCAGGTCGACGAAATATTATTGGCCTGCTGAGAGTGGACATTATTTGCAGAGATAAGTTGTTCTGTACAAGTTACAACGGCTGATTTTGCAGGGCGGGCAGATGCATAATTTGGAGGGCGGAAAATCAGACTTCGAATAATCATATTGATCTTGGCGCTGTTGTCTTTCCTGTCAACTGCTATTGGAGGATATTTCTACTATTCTTCTTTAAAGGAAAATGCCTTCAGTGACACCTATCAAGACGCAGAAGGCCATACAAAAACAGCTGTAGACCGCGTATCATCGAAACTGACTGAATATCAGAAAGCTGCCAGGGCGGCAGCGGGCCTGAAGATACTGCAGATATATCTCGCAGACAAAAACAACAACAACCTCGCAGAGGCAAACACTGTCCTTGACCACTTCCAGAACTCACTTGACGTGGATGTATGCTATTTAATGGACCGGAGCGGCAATACCATCGCCTCATCCAACCGGGATGCCCCGGACAGTTTTGTCGGCAAAAATTACGCATTCCGTCCCTACTTCCGACAGGCAATGTCAGGCGCTGCCGCAGTTTATATGGCACTCGGGGTAACGTCACAAAAGCGTGGAATCTACTTCAGCCATCCGGTTTACAGGACTGGAGTTGAAGGTCCGTCAGGGGTCTTTGTCATCAAGGCATCTATCGAGCCTATTGAAAAGGTATTCAGTAAAATATCCGACGGGATATTTCTTATGACCGACCCGCACGGTGTAATTTTCGCATCCAACCGCAATGAATGGCTTTACCGCGTCTTATGGAAGATCCCTCCTGAAGAGGCATCAGAGATTGCAAAGACGCAGCAATTCGGCGAAGGGCCATGGGAATGGACAGGTATAACTATGAAGGATGTCAATCATGCCGTTGACAGGTCGGGTGTGACGTACATGGTCCATCAGATGGAAATTACAAAGAGTCCGGGTTGGAAGATTATCTACCTTTGGGACATAAGGGCAGTTTCTGAAAAGCTTATCAATCCGCTGGTAAGGACCGCCGGTTACATCATTATGGCGCTGTGCGTGGTTATCGGCTTGTCGGTTTTTTTTCTTTATAAAAAGGCAAGCGGCGACATTATCGCCCGCAGGCTTGCAGAAGAGAAGCTGTCAACAGCGTATGAGGAGCTTGAAAACCGTGTGACGGAAAGGACCACAGACCTGAATCAGGCAAATACGCAATTAAAGGCGGAGATACTTGAACGCAGCCGGATGGAGGATGCCCTGGCCGAAGGCGAAGCAAAATTCAGAAAACTCTCGCAGGAATTCCAGGCGCTCCTGGACGCTATCCCTGACAATATCATTTTACAGGCGAAGGACTTCAGGGTGACCTGGGCAAACCGTTCAGCCGTTATGAGTTTAAAAATGGACGCGTCCTCTCTTCAGGGCCATTACTGCTATGCATTGTGGCATGAACGAACAGCTCCATGTGAAAACTGTCCGGTAGAAAAAACGTTCCTAACGGGAAATCCGGAAAGTGCGGAGATAAAAACACCGGACGGCAGCGCGTGGGAAATGAGGACAGTGCCGGTAATGAACGACGATGGGGACGTAATTAATGTCATTAAAGTTGTCAGGAACATCACGGAGCACCGCAAGCTTGAGGAACAGCTCAGGCATGCCCAGAAGATGGAAGCTGTCGGAACGCTGACAGGGGGAGTCGCGCATGATTTCAACAACATACTCACTGCGATCATAAACTATGCAAATCTGTTAAAAATGAAAATAAAAATGGATGATCCGCTGCTGCACTACATTGATCAGATACTTTCAATAACACAACGGGGGGCCAATATTACTCAAAGCCTCCTTGCATTCAGCAGAAAACAGGTAATGACCTTAAGAGAGACCGACATTAACAGACTCATCGCGGATACAGCAAAGTTCTTGCAAAAACTCATCGGCGAAACTATCGAATTGCAAATAAAATTTGGGGATGAAAACCTTACAGTGCTGGCAGATGCATATCAGATCGAACAGGTGTTGTTCAATCTTGCTACAAATGCGCGCGATGCCATGCCCCAGGGCGGAATACTTGCTATCGAAACAGGGTCCGTGAAGATAGAAAAAGAATTTATAGAAAGCAATGGCTTTGGTTTGCTTGGGACATATGCACTGATCTCGGTGGCCGACACCGGCGAGGGCATGAACGAAGATATGATTGAAAGGATATTTGAACCTTTTTACACGACCAAGGAAATGGGTAAAGGCACGGGTCTCGGACTTGCGATAAGTTACGGGATCGTCAAGCAGCATAACGGCTATATAAAAGTCTACACTGGGCCCGGTAAGGGAACAGCATTCAAGATATACTTGCCGCTCATTAACAGGAAGGCTGAAGACCTGAAGCATCAGGAGACGGTATCTCTTCCCGTGGGCACTGAGACCGTACTTTTAGCAGAAGACGAGGCGGAAGTAAGGGAAGCCCTGGGAGGAATACTCCGGGAGTACGGTTATACGGTCATAGAGGCGGTGGACGGGCAGGACGCCGTTGAAAAATTCATGGAGAACAGGGACAGGATACATGTCCTTTTATTTGATGTGGTCATGCCGGGGAAAAACGGGAGGGAGGCTTATGATGAAATAAAATTAAATTGTCCCGATGTGAAGGCGGTCTTCATGAGCGGTTATGCATCGGATATCATTACTACCAGGGGCATTGTATTCGATGACAGGCTTAACTTCCTCGCAAAACCGGTTTCTCCCGACGTCCTCCTGAAAACCCTCCGGCAAGTCCTTGAGGGTAATTAATCACTCACGATCTTCACTGTTACTCTTCTGTGACGCGGGCCGTCGAATTCGCAGAAGAACACGGACTGCCACGTGCCGAGGAGGAGCTTGCCCCCGTCGATAATAACGGTCTGTGAAGAACCGGCGAGGGTGGATTTGATGTGAGCGTCGGAATTGCCTTCGGTATGCAGATAATTGGCGCTGTGGGGGACCAATTTACTGAGAGATGCCTGAATGTCTTTCACCACAGAAGGGTCCGCGCCTTCGTTTATTGTCACACCCGCTGTTGTGTGGGGCACATAGACACAGCACACGCCGCTTTTTATCCCGGCCTCATCTATGAGCGCCTGCAACTCAGAGGTAATGTCCACGAACTCGTTCCGGGACCTTGTCTTGATGTTGATGTTTTTTAGCATTTGTCTCCTCCAAATACAGAATTATAAAAATCATCCTCAACGGTAAATTCGATCCTGAGGGCGAATATATTGTCAGGCAGTTGCAGGTCCCTGAGCTTCACTAAATCTTTCTCGGTTATAATGATGTCCAGCCCGGCTGCCACGGATTTTATTTTATCAATATCACGCTGTTTAAAAATATAATGGTCTCTGAAGGACTTGAAATCAGCGATACTTGCGCCGTTTGAAATTAACGTATCTTTAAAATACTGTGGATTGGCAATGCCGGCAAACGCGTAGACGTTTCTGTTCTTCAAGACATCGAGGCCCAGAGTTTTCCCTGACGCGTTAACAACGGCCGTGGGTTTATGCGAAGCTGTGTACACCGGAGCTTGCTGATTATATCGTTTAATTTTCTGAACAAGTTTTAAGAGAGACTCCCTGCTGACCATATCAGCTTTTGTGATGACTATGATACTCGCCCGCTTCAGAGATCCAAGAGGTTCTCTCAGCCGGCCTTCAGGGAAGAGTTTTTCATTCCCGAAGGGATTGACCGCGTCAATAAGGACTATGTCAATATCCCTGTGAAGCGCCCAGTGCTGAAAGCCGTCGTCGAGGATGAAAGTTAAAGGCTGAAGGCTGAAGGCTGAGGGCTGAGAGCTTATTGCAAACATGCCGCCTTTGTATCTGTCCGCGCATTTTACGATCGGGACATCTTTTAATCTCTCAGTCATTAACACCGGCTCATCCCCGGCGTCTTCTCCAAAACAAACGGGGATGTCTGTTTTTTGTGTTCTGTGCTCTGTCTTCTGTCTTCTGTCTTCTGCGCTTTGCACAAAACACGGCCCTTTCACTTTGCCCTTATATCCTCTTGTTAAAATGCACGGCATAAGCCCCCGTCTCTTTGCCTCCTCTGCAATTGCGATCACGGCAGGAGTCTTGCCTGTGCCGCCGAGGGTTATATTGCCGACACTGATGACTTTAGAAGGCAGTCTTTTCGGTTTAACAAATGACTTTTTGCATCTCAGGCCGAAACCATATATTTCGCTAAGTAGTCCCAATGAAACCTCGAACCAGTTCGATGGCCCTTTTGACCGCGCCGGAATTCTTTTCAACGAGCGCTTTTGCGATCTGCCCCATGCGCGCGGCCTTTTCATTATTGTTTAACAGATCGTTGACCGTTATAGAAATATCATTTGCGTCTTTGACCATGACAGCGGCTTCCTTTTCAATAAACTCTCCTGCCATCGGGAAATTATCCATGTAGGGGCCGAAGATAACCGGCTTGGCCCAGTAAGCAGGCTCTAAAATATTGTGTCCGCCCTTTGGCACGAGGCTTCCTCCAATGAATGCTATTGAGGCCTTTGAAAAAACATGCGACAACTCACCGATGGTATCGAGCAGGATGATGTCCGTGCTCTGTGCTCTGTGCTCTATGTTCTGCATGTCCGTCCGCCTGATGAAATTCAGGTTTCTCTTTCTGATGATCTCCGCAACTTCCTCAAACCTCTCAGGGTGCCTCGGTGCGATGATGAGTTTTAAGTCAGGATGCTTTTGTTTTATTAATTCATATGCATCAAAGATTATTTCTTCTTCGCCTTTGTGTGTGCTTGCGGCGAGAAGTATTCTGCTGCCTTCGACTTCATCCATCCAGTCTAAATGTCCCGATTTGCCTAAGTCGATATCAAACTTGAAGTTCCCCATGACGCCGACCTTGTGTTTATGGGCGCCGATCGCGATGATCCTTTCAGCGTCACCTTTGCCCTGCATGTAGAAAAAATCAATGGTTGACAGGAACTTCTCCATTAAAAAACCAAGGCGCTTGTAGCCCTTGAATGATTTGTGCGATATCCTGCCGTTTAAGATAACGGCTCTGGCGCCGGATTTTTTTAATTCATGGAAGAGGGCAGGCCAAAGCTCCGTTTCTATTGTTATGAAGATCTGCGGCGTTAATAAGCTGACAACCCGTTTAACGCAGACCCCCGTGTCCAGCGGCATATACATTATCCTGTCAGCCTCAGGGAATTTATCACGCGCGACCTTTTGTCCCGTATACGTGGTTGTGGAGAGCGTGATCCGCTTGCCGGGGAATTCTTTCTTCAGCATTTTTAAAAAAGGCACGCACGCGATAACTTCTCCAACCGAGACGGCATGGACCCATATGTCCGTTCTTTCATAAGTGGAGAGGCCGAGGCGTTCACTTATAAATGCGCGCCTGTTTTCAGGCCCTCTTTTAAACAGGAGTTTCGGAAGATAAAGAAGGACGGCTATTGCGGAAATGAAATTATACAGCAGCATTATCTACCATCCCGCCATTTCCCCGACAATCGTGGCCACCCTTTGAGTAGGCTTCTTGCCCTGCATCATCTCCCGGATCTTTTTCAGAGAGGCGATCATTTCATTTCTGTACTGCTGGTCTTTCAGTATCTTCTTCAGCTCTAAAAATACCTTGTCAGGATTTGCATTCTTTTGCAGCAATTCTTCAACAACCTGTCTGCCGGACAGGATATTGACCAGCGAGATGAATTTGACCGTCACGATCAATTTAATAAGATGAAAAGTGACCGGGGACACTTTATAAAAAACCACCATCGGCGTGCCTAAAAGCGCGGTCTCAAGCGTTGCAGTTCCTGAAGCCACTGCGGATGCCTCTGAGCAGGCAATGGCCTCAGAGGTGCGTCCCCGAATTATTTTTACATAGTCCGGCAGTCCTTCAGGGAGACCGGATTCGGAAGTGAGAGGAACGGCTATTTGTACTTCGGGAAACGCATGATGTATCTTTCCGGCCACTTCTTTGATGATCGCCTGATGTCGTTTGATCTCACCGGGCCTGCTTCCCGGAAGCAGGGTGACCACATCTCTGCCCGGGTCAAGCCCGAGATTTTTTTTTATCTCTTCCTTTGTCATGGAAATATTGATTGTCTCCGCGACAGGATGCCCGACAAATTCGCAGGGCAGTCCGGTATCTTTGTAATAGTCCACTTCAAACGGAAACAGCACCGCCATCCTGTTTACAAGCGCGGCGATCTTCTTCACCCTTCCGGCACGCCACGCCCACACCTGCGGGCTGACGTAATAAAGTATGGGAATGCCCGCTGCCTTCGCCCTTCTGGCAAGCGCGATATTGAAGTCGGGATAATCTATGAGGACGAGTACATCGGGCCTTCTCTGAAGCAGAGCCTCTGTCGCTGTCTTGAGGGTGTTTTTGATCTCCCCTAAATGCCTGACAGCTTCCACAATGCCGACTACGTGTGAGACAGGGGCGATTAGCGAAACGCCTTCATTTTTCATGCGTGAGCCGCCGATGCCGAAGATGTCAGCATCAGGCCAGCGCCGTTTGATCTCCCTGCTCAGCATTGCTCCGTATAGTTCCCCGGACGTCTCCCCCGCGCTTATCATCAGCTTTCTTGACACCCCATAAAATATCATTAATCAGAGTGTTAGTTCAATGCAGGTTTGAAATTACATGTAGATAACATGATATGCCGGGCGTATAAATTCTAACAATTCAGGGA is drawn from Nitrospirota bacterium and contains these coding sequences:
- a CDS encoding YjbQ family protein, with the protein product MLKNINIKTRSRNEFVDITSELQALIDEAGIKSGVCCVYVPHTTAGVTINEGADPSVVKDIQASLSKLVPHSANYLHTEGNSDAHIKSTLAGSSQTVIIDGGKLLLGTWQSVFFCEFDGPRHRRVTVKIVSD
- a CDS encoding 3-deoxy-D-manno-octulosonic acid transferase, producing the protein MLLYNFISAIAVLLYLPKLLFKRGPENRRAFISERLGLSTYERTDIWVHAVSVGEVIACVPFLKMLKKEFPGKRITLSTTTYTGQKVARDKFPEADRIMYMPLDTGVCVKRVVSLLTPQIFITIETELWPALFHELKKSGARAVILNGRISHKSFKGYKRLGFLMEKFLSTIDFFYMQGKGDAERIIAIGAHKHKVGVMGNFKFDIDLGKSGHLDWMDEVEGSRILLAASTHKGEEEIIFDAYELIKQKHPDLKLIIAPRHPERFEEVAEIIRKRNLNFIRRTDMQNIEHRAQSTDIILLDTIGELSHVFSKASIAFIGGSLVPKGGHNILEPAYWAKPVIFGPYMDNFPMAGEFIEKEAAVMVKDANDISITVNDLLNNNEKAARMGQIAKALVEKNSGAVKRAIELVRGFIGTT
- a CDS encoding response regulator, yielding MALLSFLSTAIGGYFYYSSLKENAFSDTYQDAEGHTKTAVDRVSSKLTEYQKAARAAAGLKILQIYLADKNNNNLAEANTVLDHFQNSLDVDVCYLMDRSGNTIASSNRDAPDSFVGKNYAFRPYFRQAMSGAAAVYMALGVTSQKRGIYFSHPVYRTGVEGPSGVFVIKASIEPIEKVFSKISDGIFLMTDPHGVIFASNRNEWLYRVLWKIPPEEASEIAKTQQFGEGPWEWTGITMKDVNHAVDRSGVTYMVHQMEITKSPGWKIIYLWDIRAVSEKLINPLVRTAGYIIMALCVVIGLSVFFLYKKASGDIIARRLAEEKLSTAYEELENRVTERTTDLNQANTQLKAEILERSRMEDALAEGEAKFRKLSQEFQALLDAIPDNIILQAKDFRVTWANRSAVMSLKMDASSLQGHYCYALWHERTAPCENCPVEKTFLTGNPESAEIKTPDGSAWEMRTVPVMNDDGDVINVIKVVRNITEHRKLEEQLRHAQKMEAVGTLTGGVAHDFNNILTAIINYANLLKMKIKMDDPLLHYIDQILSITQRGANITQSLLAFSRKQVMTLRETDINRLIADTAKFLQKLIGETIELQIKFGDENLTVLADAYQIEQVLFNLATNARDAMPQGGILAIETGSVKIEKEFIESNGFGLLGTYALISVADTGEGMNEDMIERIFEPFYTTKEMGKGTGLGLAISYGIVKQHNGYIKVYTGPGKGTAFKIYLPLINRKAEDLKHQETVSLPVGTETVLLAEDEAEVREALGGILREYGYTVIEAVDGQDAVEKFMENRDRIHVLLFDVVMPGKNGREAYDEIKLNCPDVKAVFMSGYASDIITTRGIVFDDRLNFLAKPVSPDVLLKTLRQVLEGN
- the lpxK gene encoding tetraacyldisaccharide 4'-kinase is translated as MGLLSEIYGFGLRCKKSFVKPKRLPSKVISVGNITLGGTGKTPAVIAIAEEAKRRGLMPCILTRGYKGKVKGPCFVQSAEDRRQKTEHRTQKTDIPVCFGEDAGDEPVLMTERLKDVPIVKCADRYKGGMFAISSQPSAFSLQPLTFILDDGFQHWALHRDIDIVLIDAVNPFGNEKLFPEGRLREPLGSLKRASIIVITKADMVSRESLLKLVQKIKRYNQQAPVYTASHKPTAVVNASGKTLGLDVLKNRNVYAFAGIANPQYFKDTLISNGASIADFKSFRDHYIFKQRDIDKIKSVAAGLDIIITEKDLVKLRDLQLPDNIFALRIEFTVEDDFYNSVFGGDKC
- a CDS encoding MFS transporter, whose amino-acid sequence is MQTDNRKAVLAWAMYDWANSAFATTIMAGFFPIFFKQFWSAGVDTTVSTARLGLANSIAGTTVALLAPLLGAIADKGTSKKKFLIFFAYMGVVMTSSLYMVSKGDWAIAMTLYILAIIGFSGGNIFYDSLITAVASEKRLDFVSALGFSIGYLGGGLLFALNVWMTLSPATFGIADASEAVKFSFFSVGIWWGVFSIPLIIFVKEPENAKTKDGMNVVRAGLVQLKNTFHEIRHLKTIFLFLLAYWLYIDGVDTIIVMALDYGISIGLQVNDLIVALLITQFVGFPCAIGFGYLGGKIGAKKAIFIAIAVYLFVSIWGAFMHSKNEFYILAVIVGMVQGGVQSLSRSFFARIIPVEKSAEYFGFYNMIGKFATVLGPVFMGGTGLIVRAMGYSSDIASRASITSISLFFITGGILLSLVNEEKGKEEAKYLSQKT
- the lpxB gene encoding lipid-A-disaccharide synthase, yielding MSRKLMISAGETSGELYGAMLSREIKRRWPDADIFGIGGSRMKNEGVSLIAPVSHVVGIVEAVRHLGEIKNTLKTATEALLQRRPDVLVLIDYPDFNIALARRAKAAGIPILYYVSPQVWAWRAGRVKKIAALVNRMAVLFPFEVDYYKDTGLPCEFVGHPVAETINISMTKEEIKKNLGLDPGRDVVTLLPGSRPGEIKRHQAIIKEVAGKIHHAFPEVQIAVPLTSESGLPEGLPDYVKIIRGRTSEAIACSEASAVASGTATLETALLGTPMVVFYKVSPVTFHLIKLIVTVKFISLVNILSGRQVVEELLQKNANPDKVFLELKKILKDQQYRNEMIASLKKIREMMQGKKPTQRVATIVGEMAGW